One region of Juglans microcarpa x Juglans regia isolate MS1-56 chromosome 7S, Jm3101_v1.0, whole genome shotgun sequence genomic DNA includes:
- the LOC121240584 gene encoding methylsterol monooxygenase 2-2-like isoform X3, which produces MASIIEYGWLYLITHFSDFQLACLGSFFLHESVFFLSGLPFIYLERAGWLSKYKIQTKNNSPAAQEKCVARLLLYHFGVNLPVMIISYPVFKYMGMRSSLPLPSWNVVLTQIIFYFILEDFVFYWGHRVLHTKWLYKYVHSVHHEYATPFGLTSEYAHPAEILFLGFATIIGPAITGPHLMTLWLWMVLRVLETVEAHCGYHFPWSLSNFLPLYGGVFGTDKGYRKLKALKNGGIEDGSKQK; this is translated from the exons ATGGCTTCGATCATCGAATATGGGTGGCTG TATCTGATCACACATTTCAGTGACTTTCAATTGGCATGTCTTGGAAGTTTCTTTCTCCATGAAAGTGTTTTTTTCTTATCTGGACTTCCTTTCATATATCTTGAGAGGGCAGGTTGGCTGAGCAAATACAAAATTCAG ACAAAGAATAACAGTCCAGCAGCTCAGGAGAAATGCGTTGCTCGTCTGCTGCTTTATCATTTTGGTGTCAATCTTCCAGTGATGATCATCTCATATCCTGTCTTCAAATACATGGGCATGCGAAGTAGTCTTCCATTGCCGTCCTG GAATGTAGTTTTAACACAGATAATATTTTACTTCATCCTTGAGGATTTTGTGTTCTATTGGGGACACCGGGTTCTGCATACAAAATGGTTGTACAAATATGTTCACAGTGTTCATCATGA ATATGCTACTCCTTTTGGACTGACTTCTGAATATGCTCACCCTGCTGAGATACTGTTCCTTGGCTTTGCGACCATTATTGGTCCTGCTATCACTGGACCCCATTTGATGACTCTGTGGTTATGGATGGTACTGAGAGTCTTGGAGACAGTTGAGGCACATTGTGGGTACCATTTTCCATGGAGCCTCTCAAACTTCTTGCCTTTGTATGGGGG GGTATTTGGAACTGATAAAGGTTACAGAAAGTTAAAGGCTCTGAAGAATGGTGGAATCGAAGATGGAAGCAAGCAAAAGTGa
- the LOC121240584 gene encoding methylsterol monooxygenase 2-2-like isoform X2, translated as MASIIEYGWLYLITHFSDFQLACLGSFFLHESVFFLSGLPFIYLERAGWLSKYKIQTKNNSPAAQEKCVARLLLYHFGVNLPVMIISYPVFKYMGMRSSLPLPSWNVVLTQIIFYFILEDFVFYWGHRVLHTKWLYKYVHSVHHEYATPFGLTSEYAHPAEILFLGFATIIGPAITGPHLMTLWLWMVLRVLETVEAHCGYHFPWSLSNFLPLYGGADFHDYHHRLLYTKSGNYSSTFTYMDWVFGTDKGYRKLKALKNGGIEDGSKQK; from the exons ATGGCTTCGATCATCGAATATGGGTGGCTG TATCTGATCACACATTTCAGTGACTTTCAATTGGCATGTCTTGGAAGTTTCTTTCTCCATGAAAGTGTTTTTTTCTTATCTGGACTTCCTTTCATATATCTTGAGAGGGCAGGTTGGCTGAGCAAATACAAAATTCAG ACAAAGAATAACAGTCCAGCAGCTCAGGAGAAATGCGTTGCTCGTCTGCTGCTTTATCATTTTGGTGTCAATCTTCCAGTGATGATCATCTCATATCCTGTCTTCAAATACATGGGCATGCGAAGTAGTCTTCCATTGCCGTCCTG GAATGTAGTTTTAACACAGATAATATTTTACTTCATCCTTGAGGATTTTGTGTTCTATTGGGGACACCGGGTTCTGCATACAAAATGGTTGTACAAATATGTTCACAGTGTTCATCATGA ATATGCTACTCCTTTTGGACTGACTTCTGAATATGCTCACCCTGCTGAGATACTGTTCCTTGGCTTTGCGACCATTATTGGTCCTGCTATCACTGGACCCCATTTGATGACTCTGTGGTTATGGATGGTACTGAGAGTCTTGGAGACAGTTGAGGCACATTGTGGGTACCATTTTCCATGGAGCCTCTCAAACTTCTTGCCTTTGTATGGGGG GGCCGATTTTCATGACTATCACCACCGTTTGCTTTATACCAAGTCTGGCAACTACTCGTCAACTTTTACTTACATGGACTG GGTATTTGGAACTGATAAAGGTTACAGAAAGTTAAAGGCTCTGAAGAATGGTGGAATCGAAGATGGAAGCAAGCAAAAGTGa
- the LOC121240584 gene encoding methylsterol monooxygenase 2-2-like isoform X1 — MASIIEYGWLYLITHFSDFQLACLGSFFLHESVFFLSGLPFIYLERAGWLSKYKIQTKNNSPAAQEKCVARLLLYHFGVNLPVMIISYPVFKYMGMRSSLPLPSWNVVLTQIIFYFILEDFVFYWGHRVLHTKWLYKYVHSVHHEYATPFGLTSEYAHPAEILFLGFATIIGPAITGPHLMTLWLWMVLRVLETVEAHCGYHFPWSLSNFLPLYGGADFHDYHHRLLYTKSGNYSSTFTYMDCRFSLMWTKTINVSWKRCLHKHRENWVQV; from the exons ATGGCTTCGATCATCGAATATGGGTGGCTG TATCTGATCACACATTTCAGTGACTTTCAATTGGCATGTCTTGGAAGTTTCTTTCTCCATGAAAGTGTTTTTTTCTTATCTGGACTTCCTTTCATATATCTTGAGAGGGCAGGTTGGCTGAGCAAATACAAAATTCAG ACAAAGAATAACAGTCCAGCAGCTCAGGAGAAATGCGTTGCTCGTCTGCTGCTTTATCATTTTGGTGTCAATCTTCCAGTGATGATCATCTCATATCCTGTCTTCAAATACATGGGCATGCGAAGTAGTCTTCCATTGCCGTCCTG GAATGTAGTTTTAACACAGATAATATTTTACTTCATCCTTGAGGATTTTGTGTTCTATTGGGGACACCGGGTTCTGCATACAAAATGGTTGTACAAATATGTTCACAGTGTTCATCATGA ATATGCTACTCCTTTTGGACTGACTTCTGAATATGCTCACCCTGCTGAGATACTGTTCCTTGGCTTTGCGACCATTATTGGTCCTGCTATCACTGGACCCCATTTGATGACTCTGTGGTTATGGATGGTACTGAGAGTCTTGGAGACAGTTGAGGCACATTGTGGGTACCATTTTCCATGGAGCCTCTCAAACTTCTTGCCTTTGTATGGGGG GGCCGATTTTCATGACTATCACCACCGTTTGCTTTATACCAAGTCTGGCAACTACTCGTCAACTTTTACTTACATGGACTG TCGTTTCTCTTTGATGTGGACAAAGACTATCAATGTATCATGGAAAAGGTGTCTGCATAAACATAGAGAGAACTGGGTACAAGTGTGA
- the LOC121240585 gene encoding probable protein phosphatase 2C 24, translated as MAEICCELASESRASTPCEQNSRTARRRRMEIRRFKFVSSVASPVTEHAQKRQKLEVYKPLLSRECENAVENSALDEEKPPFVVENGRSKTKEVLIPSQSSNLSMSTVCTSPSAPVVPEVCGEYPKFGVASVCGRRREMEDAVAIHPSFCRRDRETSTELHYFGVYDGHGCSHVATKCRERLHELVKEELESKEGSSTEWKSAMEQSFRRMDKEAIGWNDSVLGAKCKCELQSPECDAVGSTAVVAIMTPEKIVVANCGDSRAVLCRNGKPVPLSSDHKPDRPDELKRIEAAGGRVIYWDGPRVLGVLAMSRAIGDNYLKPYVSCEPEMTITDRTAGDECLILASDGLWDVVSNEMACGVARLCLRGKSQASPCSPAGVAEVSGFENSDKACSEASTLLTKLALARHSTDNISVVVVDLRRRDT; from the exons ATGGCAGAGATCTGCTGTGAACTGGCGAGTGAGAGCAGGGCATCGACCCCGTGCGAACAGAACTCTCGAACCGCGAGGCGGAGGAGAATGGAGATCAGGCGGTTCAAATTTGTGTCGAGTGTGGCGTCACCAGTGACGGAGCATGCGCAAAAGCGTCAGAAGCTAGAGGTCTATAAGCCGTTGCTTTCTCGGGAGTGCGAGAACGCTGTGGAGAACTCCGCATTGGATGAGGAAAAACCACCGTTCGTGGTAGAAAACGGAAGATCCAAGACCAAAGAGGTCTTAATTCCGAGTCAGTCTTCCAATCTTTCTATGTCGACGGTCTGTACCTCTCCGTCAGCCCCTGTGGTTCCAGAAGTTTGCGGGGAGTACCCGAAGTTCGGCGTTGCATCAGTGTGTGGAAGGCGGAGAGAAATGGAGGACGCAGTGGCGATCCACCCTTCCTTCTGTCGCCGAGACCGTGAAACCTCCACTGAGTTGCATTATTTTGGTGTTTACGACGGCCACGGTTGCTCTCAT gTGGCGACTAAGTGTAGAGAGCGGTTGCATGAGCTGGTGAAGGAGGAGTTGGAGAGTAAGGAAGGTTCATCGACGGAGTGGAAGAGCGCGATGGAGCAAAGCTTCAGGCGAATGGACAAGGAGGCGATTGGGTGGAACGATAGCGTTTTGGGAGCCAAGTGCAAGTGCGAGCTTCAGTCGCCCGAGTGCGATGCGGTTGGATCTACTGCGGTTGTTGCCATAATGACGCCTGAGAAGATCGTCGTTGCCAACTGCGGTGACTCCAGAGCCGTGCTTTGCCGCAACGGCAAGCCTGTTCCTCTCTCATCTGATCACAAG CCGGACCGTCCAGATGAGCTGAAACGGATCGAGGCTGCGGGTGGTCGGGTTATTTACTGGGACGGCCCACGGGTTCTCGGAGTTCTCGCCATGTCAAGAGCTATTG GTGATAACTACCTGAAGCCTTACGTGAGCTGCGAGCCGGAGATGACGATCACTGATCGGACGGCGGGGGACGAGTGTCTGATCCTGGCGAGCGACGGTCTGTGGGACGTGGTGTCCAACGAAATGGCGTGTGGGGTGGCGAGATTGTGCCTGAGAGGGAAGTCTCAGGCGTCACCGTGTTCGCCGGCTGGAGTGGCTGAAGTTTCCGGGTTCGAAAATTCCGATAAGGCGTGCTCGGAGGCGTCGACGTTGCTGACGAAGCTGGCCTTGGCCAGGCACAGTACAGACAACATCAGTGTTGTGGTGGTGGACCTCAGGAGAAGGGACACGTAG
- the LOC121240588 gene encoding LOW QUALITY PROTEIN: tropinone reductase homolog At5g06060-like (The sequence of the model RefSeq protein was modified relative to this genomic sequence to represent the inferred CDS: inserted 2 bases in 1 codon), translating to MSQTLLPTPPTPSPSSSSSSSLFSNLTIPHSSLHSKLRISQPTRVRPIRSQQPRLLSSRNSGPTDNPRWSLSGMTALVTGGTRGIGHAIVEELAGLGATVHTCCRNSSELDVCLREWDNLGFGVTGSVCDVSVRVQREELMGTVSSVFDGKLNILINNVGTNIRKPMVDFTADEFSTLMSTNFESVFHISQLAYQPMKASGFGSIVFTSSVTGFVSLKSMSVHGATKGAINQLTKSLACEXAKDNIRSNAVAPWYIRTSMVEQVLSNKEYLEEVYSRTPLRRLGEPKEVSSLVAFLCLPASSYITGQIICVDGGMSVNGFYPRHD from the exons ATGTCTCAGACCCTTCTTCCAACTCCCCCTACACCGTCcccgtcttcttcttcctcttcttcattaTTCTCAAACCTAACGATTCCACATTCATCCCTTCATTCCAAGCTCCGAATATCACAACCCACCCGCGTAAGACCCATCCGAAGCCAACAACCCAGATTACTTTCAAGCAGAAACAGTGGCCCCACTGACAATCCCAGATGGTCGCTCAGCGGGATGACCGCCCTCGTTACCGGCGGCACTCGCGGAATCGG GCATGCCATTGTGGAGGAACTGGCGGGCCTTGGGGCGACAGTGCATACGTGTTGTAGGAATTCAAGTGAGCTGGATGTGTGCTTGAGGGAATGGGATAATTTGGGTTTTGGGGTAACTGGGTCAGTGTGTGATGTGTCAGTTCGAGTTCAGAGAGAGGAACTCATGGGGACTGTGTCTTCTGTGTTTGATGGGAAGCTCAACATCCTC ATAAATAATGTTGGGACAAACAtaaggaaaccaatggtggATTTCACAGCTGATGAATTCTCTACTCTCATGTCGACCAACTTCGAGTCTGTTTTCCATATATCCCAACTTGCTTATCAACCTATGAAAGCATCGGGATTTGGAAGCATTGTATTCACGTCCTCTGTAACGGGTTTTGTCTCACTGAAGTCTATGTCTGTTCATGGTGCAACAAAAG GAGCAATCAATCAACTCACTAAAAGTCTGGCTTGTGA GGCGAAAGATAATATAAGAAGTAATGCTGTGGCGCCTTGGTACATCAGAACCTCAATGGTGGAGCAG GTACTTAGCAACAAAGAATATCTAGAAGAGGTGTATTCTCGAACTCCTCTTCGGCGTCTTGGAGAGCCAAAGGAGGTTTCGTCTCTTGTAGCATTCCTTTGCTTACCTGCATCATCCTACATCACTGGCCAGATTATTTGTGTTGATGGAGGGATGTCTGTCAATGGTTTCTACCCAAGACATGACTAG